The genomic stretch CCCTCTAAAATAagtaacaacaaaaacaacaatttattGTACTCTTGCTTAAAAAAAATACCGGGAAAGTATGCTAAAGTAGAGACTACTGACTGCCTAGAATAACCATATGGGTTAGCAGAGCTAGGcaggcaataattatttctcgtcaggtcaaattgaaaaataaaagaattacaGGCAGCAAGATGGTGCAAACTCACGCATGCACATACTCAATTAATGCAGTCTCCCACAAGCACACAAAACACTGAGACACTATGAACATAACAGACACAAACACACAGGTACAGACATAAAAATGGGATTTTGAGTGTATAATTGGAAAGAATGCACTTATAGAGATAAAAGATGGTAATGAATAAAGGATTTAGACAGAGACCAAACGAAAAAGTATTATTAACTATCATTGTTTCTTACAGGTTTTTGCGGACCCAGATGGTGATACTCACTGGTAGGTGCAAAATAATGTTaattgtaatttgttttctcacAAAATGCCTTGACTATTGAAGAAAACTCACATGAATGTCATCATCCTCTTTTGTTAATTAGTAAGCTGTCAATCAATAATTAGTACCGATATCTAAGTCACCTCTATTTGATTTTAGGTACAAAGAATTCGAGATTAATGCAATTGACACCACCTGGGACTTGGAGCTCAATAAGGTCAGCATGAAAGTAGACATTGTAATCTTAATTCATTTCACAAGCTGTTGGTGCAATTTAGGTTGTGTTTAATCATAATTATTTCAATGGCACCAATGTGGAATAAGAATGAAAGGAATTTTGTCGAATTTTCATCGGCAAAATGTTGTAAAAGTGTTAGACAGAACTTAGAAATCACTTGTGGCCAAAAGTCAATTCCTAGAACAGATGACTTAAGACTTTGATTTCCAAgtctgtttattttttttaatttatatttttaaatttttgttttatttatttcaaattcatACCAAGGTACGGCCTTTGATATTCACTGAAATTGCTTTAACCAAGGAGTGACGCActgataaataaaatttaatgatattattgttcaGCTGATTGTTGTTGTGAGAAGAACTAGTGTTTTTACTgatgtttcgacaacctgacTGGAAGTCATAAAGCTTTCGAGTCAGGTTGTTGCAAAGTCAATCACAAACATCACttcttctcaggactacacctGCCTTGATGATCAAATTCCGTCAAGGTACATTATTTATGTTATACCCACATATGCTTCCTTTTCCAGCCATATATCAATGGTGGTACACCAAATAGTAGCTGGGAGATGCCTACCATGGAGAGTGCTATTTTTGTTTCTGGCCCTGTGAATAATGCATCTGTGCCAGGTGATAaagtaataatattgataatatTGTTACAGTTACATTTCCATTTACCGGAAGTTATTATGAGCCCCAGTGCTCATGAAACCGCCGCTTGCTGTTCAAAGAGCCTAAACTCCCTTGGCATCTTGAATTCCCTGAACTGACCTCAACTCAGGGTCCTATGGATaagatgttttcttttaatttgatgGCCATTATTTTGTGGTTTCAATTGATAAAAGTTATTCTGAATTCTAGCTATTGTATTTTATGAGCCTTTTAATGTGTTTTTGGATAGTACAGCAGTTTATCTGTATCAGTACAGCCATTacagaaatttaattattaatgttGGGGTTTTTATGattaaaaacgtttttcttattttcctttttatttcaaaatggcattATGAAGACAAATTTTGGACAGTAGAGCTGGCTCTGCCTTTCAGTAGCCTTGTTGATCACAGTCCAACAGCTTCTGCACCACCAAACAACAAAGACCAGTGGAGAATTAATTTTAGCAGGTTTGCTCATACTTTTTGAAATAATCCAATCATGTTTCTGTCATTGAGAAATGATTGCAAAACGTTGTATGTGTAGCTTAAAGAGCTTCCCAACTCGGATTGCTCAGTTGACACCTTTGGTTTTTTAGTTCCCAATCATCTAAAACGTACTTTCAGGAGACTTCTTGTAACCAGATCAAAGGTCTTAGTAGTCCTGCTAATTTTAATTACCGCTAGGACTGAAATTGCCGATGTTCAGGGGTTTCGTTAATTTCATTAAGAGTCAGTTATCATTTGTTTACTGCCACCTTTAGGACCCTCTGACCATAATTATCTGTTTAGCCTTTGAGCATGCTCTTGCGATTTGGTTACCATTGCGATCAATGCTGTCTATTCCACCATTGCTACTGAGCCATTTATGCGAAGTGCATAATAACGTGCAGAAATACAAGTAAAATTTATATTCATATGGACtggtgcaccggtggctcagttgcttgagcaccaggctgccatgcgggaggtcgtgagttcaactccggccggaccaacactcacggtctttaaataactgaggagaaagtgctgcctttgtaattacatcctcAAATGGTTTGacgttcaagtcttcttggataaggacgttaagccggaggtcccgtctcacaaataacttctatgttcattagttccctgtgggacgtttaaagaacccacacactattcgagaagagtaggggatgaagttcccggtgttgtggctgtcctctgtgtgtatatgggtgggtgggtatagcaggtccatatgagctgaatagctgccaaaacttcaacctgctcaaacaaataaataaatataaataaataaaaatttcaatAAGCATCATGAAGTTCTTTTCcctaacttcaacatcactggTGACTCGGAAAAGGGGAATCTTAATGTTTACATTTTGTGCCTCATTATCATAGGCCCATCGTTTTCTAATCTATCAGCTAAAaaatactgaatattgaaagtgcagcTATCTATGAAActttgaaaacaatttaccCAATTTACCAGCTAATCTCTGAGTAATGActctttgaaaattttaaaactttacaAGAATGTATGGACTCATTAGTGCTATTGCCTCCCAAAGGTTTACGAccttttgatggctaataacttgCGCATCATCAAAGCTATAAGGCTTAAATTTTAagatttaactaagtttaaaacgttttttttaccttttgaaaGTCAACTTGTAAATAAAATGATGCCATCTGTCAGCAAACCTgtatgttaatgagacaaaatgTAAAAGCAAGAGCAAAGATTTGCCTAGagagagtttcaatcgagtgtcataaaaccaaaaccaaggtaattactttgaccaatcaaaaaggacagggACAATtcagtaagccaatcaaaactcaaagtaaaaaatgtgcatgcgcgagccacagttggttttggtttcaattctgattggttgacaaaatggcacgagaactttgaaccaatcactgagtgaagtagagcaagtttcaatcgagttttgtaaaaccaaaaccaatcaaaaaggatggagacatgtaaaccaatcaaaactcaaagtaattacatgttgccaacacaaagcgcgggaaaatgtgcacgcgcgtgAGTCACAATAAGTTttcgtttcacttctgattggttgaaaaaaatggcgcgagaacatggaaccaatcattgagtgaagtaacgcaaaaccagagtaattcgctaattactttccacactcaattgaaaacggcTCTATACAGaaaattaacatcacaaagtgtcctccaAATGCTACTCCTCAAATAAGGATTAACTGCTACATTTACCTTGACCTAAAAATTACGCTAACCTCTACCCTATCCTTATTGTTACAAATAGGTAGGAAGTGGTTAGTCTTAAGGAttgtgcctactattgttattgcgcatacgttctgcacatcttgagatactcgaatttcctaaGGGGGGTGCTtattaacacagggatatttttgcgtggttcaaaagTATGCGGAGAAATCTGAACTttgcaagtgatcttggtatccaaaaagaaaattgggggtaaccatgcatttttcagggataattaagcttcaatttgcaaaagaacaccatacattgccttgcattttaaagctttttacaaatattgttgattaattatcttcgaaaattgcatggttaccctcaattttctttttggatttcccccatattcagtaaaccacgcaaaaatatctttgaatcaGTAGGCATCGTCCATAAAGCTACACTTGGTTttagatatcaaaattgggcttgtttctaataggccagtttcgtattcttaCGGTTGGACTGgctctagcatgaaatggaggctaatgcgggcaaatcaatttgcatttgaaaagatttgcccgcatcagcctccattccatgctagatccagtccagccgtgagaattcaaaaatggtctattactTGCATATTTGGACAAACTAGCTGTAAGTGATGAAGTGTGGCACTCTCCTGTCAGTGGACAAGAAGTTGGGAAATGTTAATCCAATATAACGGATGAAGAGACGAATGTTTTGGGATGAATCAGGGATACTCATGACAATAATTTTTCTAATAGGATGATATGATGGATAATAAACAAGCATGTGTCTGTGAAAAAGCCTGTTGAGTTTACTCTTCTTTGTTTTACCCTTCACAGGGTTGAGTGGCATGTTAGAAATGTTGATGGACATTATGAAAAGGTTAGTTCAAGTATAATATTGAATTATTTCTTAAAAAACCTTTCAGCAAAAGAGTGTATGAACTGTTTTTTTAGTGTCTTTAGCGTATGTACTTTACTTTATGTACTGTTTCTTTAGTAAGACACAATGATCATTTCCCAGATATAAATGTGTAAACAGGGACTAGCATAACAAAGAGGAAGCATTGGATACAGGTAAAGAATCTAATCAGCAATTTAAAAtaatcaaaaataaaaaaagaattgagGCTGATTGAAACGTGACGGAATACATATTCTCGCACTGCCTGTGTCCATAAGAGTTTTACAAGGCGGTAAAAAACAGAGTTTGCCTTTCAAATCATAGGCCTTAGATATTATACCCAAACACAAGCCCGATAGCAAGCTTTCCACTTAGTGCGCTAGGATTGTCATCGTCATAGATCCTTATAGCCCTCATTGGGGCATAGGACCGCAAAGGATTGTACAGTGTCTAAAATCCCTACGTTTTGCACGAATGTGACGTTCATTTAAGCTGATAATTATATTCGCATTGAGACCCTTCTGAAGTCTTACAAGTCAAAGTTCACCTTTCGTACGCGTAAATCACTGCCTGTGGATTTTACGTGCTAATTTCGGTTGCGTTCCTATTACAGGTGCCAAATGTTCCAGAAGATAATTGGGTGTGGTCGTCACAAGGTGCTATTAACATGCATCTTCCTGAAAGGTTGGTGGGAGTCCGGGGTGACAGTGAATAACTTTGATGTATATTGGCCCATAGTCATGTCGCCGCCTACATTTACCAATTCGCTACCACAATGTTTATTGAGCTCGGACGGTAAAGAAATTAGTAAGGGCGACGGCGACCACCGCCACCAGATCGTCATCAGCTCTGCGTTATTCTAATCTCGTGGTGATTATTCTAAGTCGTTCGGGGTGACAAGTGCGTGTTAACTTGCTATGCATCTACCCAGTTGTGTTATGTCTGATTGGGTAGAGTCAAAATctgttgtttttgctcattaatcctCTTGTTCTGTGCCATTCTCGTTCATAATGTTAATAATCACACATCTCTTCATTTCTCGTGCATGGAATTCAACATGCCTTTCCTATGTTTTCTACAAATCGCACGGAAAGCATGCGCGGTGAAGTTAGAAAGCTTCGCGCGTGTGAGACTTCCTCGCACGCGCGTCGCTTTGTtagggaagtggtcaaaactactacacacgaacaggacccaccaaaCCACATAATAGATGGTGGTGTCTGCTTGCACCCCCCTTGCGTAACATCAAAGATGGTGTCTATATTGCATAGCCACCCCTCTACCCAGCAGTAAAAAATTACGgtgagattcaaacctcacttttcttgtttgtctagtAATGCCGACTCTTGTTAGCTGAATATCCCTGtgtcaactcaaatttaaaacCCAATAAAATGTTGTCAGTAATGTTCTTGTGATAATATCGAAGATAGGTGGTGTCTTTGAAAACCCCCCTACCCCaaaggtgggtcctgttcgagtatagtagttttgaccagttCCCTTACGGTACCGCTATTAGGCAGATTTAACATCGCGTTTATGGCAAACATCAGGCTGAAAATTTGCGTTTTACCAAAATTCAAGGGAACTTGCTTGATTTTAGCTCATTTTCTGCCTGTTATGCACACATGACAACCACCGGTTATCTCAGTTGCTTGAGCATCGGGCtaccatgcgggaggtcgtcattaaataattgaggagaaagtgttgcctttgtgattacatctgcaaatggttagactttctagtcctctcggataaggaccGAAAAACCGTcagccccgtctcacaacccttcaacgttcataaccctgtgggacgtaaatgAACCCACAAACTTTTCGCGAAGAGAAAaacatggagttcccggtgttgtgctCAAGCCTCATCTCATTCATCCATCGGTTGGATGAGGTCGCTAATGGACTGTTGGCAGTtgccagcggcgcctgtatatgcttatgtgatctcacccatagattgatttattgtaaagcgcatttgaatatgtaaaCAGAAAACGGGTTGTATGTGAATAATTTCATTACGTGTACCATTGACTTCCTTTTAAAGAGAGGGACATCAAGAGACTTTTCATAGTTTTATAACTTGTAGTAGTCTGCCGTTTCATGTCAAcccgatgctaaatctctctatttttTCTGCGCCTGCTGTGCTCTGTAGGTATATTAATTTTTAGGAcacgtctttttttttttgcttcctcAGGTGGGGTTTCATTCAGTTTAGCACTGATACTGTAAATACAACAGAGTTCGTTCAGACGCCAAATTGGCCTGTATATTCCGCTCTGGTTATGCTTTACGATGCTGAAAAGGTAATGTTTAAAGCTCCCCGCTTTACTTTAACCTTTCAGCAAATCTTTTTCTGCGCTCCATAGTGATAGTGCGCGAGCCGTGTTCAACACCTCGATTACCAAAATTGCATTTGAAATCGTGTGATTACCTTAAAAGTTTACAATACGCAGAATGTTTGGTGTCGAAGTTACATTTTCGTTGGCGTCAACTTCGCAGACACCAAAACATCCTAACTTGTGAACTCTGGACGCAGTAAATTTGCGATCCTGATCACATGTAGAACCTTGACACGCTGTTGTACCCGTGTTAAATGAAAGCGTTATTTTCCTTGCAGAAATTCTTCGCAGTGAATGGCTATTACACCGCTAACCTCACTCAGCTTGAAATTCCCGCCTCTTTGATGACGGGCGAATGCCAATATGAGTCTGCGATTCAAGTTGTGAAGACGTACAACTTCGAAGCTACAGTGAAACCATTGAATCAGCAGCTTTCCGTGGGACACATTCGAGACGATCGCCTTATTTGGTTTAATGAAAGAGGTCGCCATATTGAATTTAAAGTTTAACAGTTTATCACACCAAAAACAAGGATAAATGTTATCACCGCTTTTCTAAAGAATTTTTGAAAGTTGAGATTACCAAAGAATCTTCTCCCTTCTAAAAGACGAAGGATATATGAATTAATGAAAGAAGATCTTGtttaaaataactttatttaggtCAGGTCCTTTATTCAGGTCCTCTATGTAGGTCAGGCattgtggtccagtggttagggtgcttgccttgagatccggaacTCCCGGTACCTGGTAGTCCGTGGTTCGATTTCTCGGCTGCagttgtaaatagccaactggtttgtccccggccagttgggatttctAACAGTAgttgttgattgtgtttcatgggccctgaaaagccccgatgggagtggtcaattaagtatgtaccTGTGACCTGAGGCCAATAGAGGACGGGTCTAAAGTGCAGGTCACTtttcacaggtcactcgttacaGAACCTTTGCTAATGCTCAACTTAAGCCTCATTAGGCCTGCAGTTAGACAATTTGAAGGTTTTTCGGGTTGCTTTAGTacaggtaaaacaatgacctgtaatgagTGACCTGTGAATAGTAATCTGTATTTAAGCCCTGGCGGTCAATAGAACAGTGAAGGCACCATGATTAAAAACGAAATGCAATTTAATCAATATTTTGTAAACACGAACCATTACTTAAAGCTTATCTTCAACACGTTAAGTAATCGTGGAATAAATACTCATCTTGTTATTCTTATATGTCACGCAACCAGCTTAGATTTTAAGAACTAATGTTTGAAGGATAATACAAGTTctttatcaaactttttttagTAGCTTTCTTCTTGCGGTAGAAAAAGCGCCACCAGTAAGTAGAGTATATGAATGAACGCCATTGTGCCATCCAGTGCTCGCatgatttgattggctatctctCATGTTgtttgatcattgaccaatcagaatgcgttGTTTATTACTTCTTTTTGCACCCAGGAGCTCATGAAGGGTAGcctcaatctcgtacccagagtcctcgggctttttggtcagcggtcgagcgcccggaaagactctgggataatggactccattttcccagaaaacgtgggttccggtcttattgcgcatgcttgagtttaaacggaaacagaaaagagaaaacagtaaacagtagaaatggtgGGTTgcaagtgttcgagaaacaaaaattttagaagctaaatattttgagcaagagccgatacaacgtagatttgatttcaGTGGTATACTATATTTTGGCTGGCCAGCCCAAAATAATCAGCTTCTCAAATTGTATTACGCcaatcagatcaagccactgatccagcgtacaccgacaggaagattgtccacggttgcttgcttcaaaactcaaaaattttagccttacacaaatgatcattggcttgctgtaagagcgagTGAAGATGTAAATTCTGaagctttcggtaagtgtattgttagtgtttcagcgtgcattccatcgttcagaatatcgtcgtgcaagcaacacgatcaacaaatttttgtggaaacgtcAACCAATGTCCTTCTTCCACGgctttctcctcaaagagactgatgtaatgtttttccacggtacttttgcaacagcaacagtaatcagtttttagcagcgtgggaaaattacCGTGCGATATTGGACATAATCCAAACCCcgttgtattttttgttttttttatatatatttctgaggtagaaaaaacaaacagcactgaaacttggGGTTTCCCAATTATTTACCGAcgtcctgtcggactgccatagTTATGCAAGCGACCAGTCCAGCGACCAGTGTTATTGACCCCGGGACAAGGTAGGGATTTGAACGGGATAGTTTGGGATTTGATAC from Montipora capricornis isolate CH-2021 chromosome 12, ASM3666992v2, whole genome shotgun sequence encodes the following:
- the LOC138026594 gene encoding uncharacterized protein yields the protein MKHFRLIVNILLMFLIRANSYPSDCILPFPRSYVVYHLNVQEAIHVDGKLNDEAWKIVSWTEDFIDIQGLDWKKPRFRTRAKMRWDERYLYIGAFLQETDVWANQTKHDSVVYQDNDFEVFADPDGDTHWYKEFEINAIDTTWDLELNKPYINGGTPNSSWEMPTMESAIFVSGPVNNASVPDKFWTVELALPFSSLVDHSPTASAPPNNKDQWRINFSRVEWHVRNVDGHYEKVPNVPEDNWVWSSQGAINMHLPERWGFIQFSTDTVNTTEFVQTPNWPVYSALVMLYDAEKKFFAVNGYYTANLTQLEIPASLMTGECQYESAIQVVKTYNFEATVKPLNQQLSVGHIRDDRLIWFNERGRHIEFKV